A section of the Paralichthys olivaceus isolate ysfri-2021 chromosome 14, ASM2471397v2, whole genome shotgun sequence genome encodes:
- the LOC109636645 gene encoding ewing's tumor-associated antigen 1 — MPQAAASGSVQFTELWRSVSTLYHRTTPERTPAQQMPGTDAPAAVCRDLQSPIRRGYSRFSGLNNGDSPGDGEASQDIFWDSTSPTQTHTGSGVRSTRVVEISDIVNRIAPKDVKPKTTESILLQWIGDSAYPSTPEIPLPRIRKKSTRQSSVEDLMKLARQFDQNMQQDKDTSEQLHTFSSDLNECVNASKVKSRETSSHGSVKDPKDQVEAELHALFDCSTQKVSGPLSQFSAASAHSQEIKDQPETSASAEPRQSQKSSSAAQPAGEKESCSFSGNKFDDFDDDWENDDLLNDSFMLAMTQNSDQHQQDKPNATLQSNTKMNTTNLTPVCKPAPSYMKPSGLQELCPKVKTTNRSTFKLKSNHHFQPESATKQVSSSSSTVAQPKSQKSVATETLATPQPDKIADNQSVAGVAVDSTKDISDSLWGDGDDDALLYQVCDSVERISNSQPQQVSHGSCQEKQDFTVDRQRKTTAPLPIDMTWSTNVSASANRKTPCAFVRSNSLPGNSCETVNFQGWNIPMKGANNKSQMSQSLPGSRVSLGTFSQCRDSSGAFQAGRANVDMKSCTVTARAPQNSKSYHTAFKRNVSDSAAICSKVFVTSQMTGKCSATEIERKKQEALARRRQRMQNAPKP; from the exons ATGCCACAAGCTGCCGCCTCCGGATCTGTGCAGTTCACGGAGCTGTGGAGGAGCGTTTCCACACTTTATCACCGAACAACTCCGGAGAGGACACCGGCCCAGCAGATGCCTGGTACCGACGCACCAGCAGCGGTGTGTAGAG ATTTGCAGAGTCCTATTCGCAGAGGCTACAGCAGATTCTCCGGCTTGAATAATGGGGATTCTCCAGGTGACGGGGAAGCGTCACAAGATATTTTCTGGGATTCCACATCCCCCACTCAAACTCACACGG GCTCGGGGGTCAGGAGCACCAGAGTTGTGGAAATATCGGATATTGTCAACCGGATCGCTCCAAAG GATGTAAAACCTAAAACAACAGAATCCATTCTGCTGCAGTGGATCGGTGACAGTGCCTACCCTTCCACACCAGAGATTCCCCTGCCAAGAATCAGGAAGAAGTCTACTCG GCAGAGCAGTGTAGAAGACCTCATGAAACTAGCCAGGCAGTTTGACCAGAACATGCAGCAAGACAAGGACACTTCGGAGCAGCTCCACACTTTCAGCAGTGACCtcaatgaatgtgtgaatgcgTCAAAAGTAAAATCACGAGAGACATCATCCCACGGCAGCGTGAAGGACCCGAAGGATCAGGTGGAGGCAGAGCTGCACGCTCTGTTTGACTGCTCCACTCAAAAAGTTAGCGGCCCGCTAAGCCAGTTCTCTGCAGCATCCGCCCActcacaggaaataaaagacCAACCTGAGACTTCAGCCTCAGCTGAACCCCGACAGTCTCAGAAGTCCAGTTCAGCTGCTCAACCTGCCGGAGAAAAAGAATCCTGCAGTTTCAGTGGGAACAAGTTTGATGACTTTGATGACGACTGGGAGAATGATGACCTACTGAATGACTCTTTCATGCTGGCAATGACCCAGAATTCTGACCAGCACCAGCAAGACAAACCTAACGCCACTTTGCAGTCTAACACTAAGATGAATACTACTAATTTGACCCCTGTTTGCAAGCCGGCTCCTTCATACATGAAGCCCAGCGGGCTCCAAGAACTGTGTCCCAAAGTAAAGACTACCAACCGAAGCACTTTCAAGCTCAAGTCCAACCATCACTTCCAGCCGGAGTCGGCCACCAAACAGGTTTCCAGCTCCAGCTCTACTGTTGCCCAACCTAAATCGCAGAAATCTGTTGCCACAGAGACACTGGCTACTCCTCAACCTGACAAGATTGCTGACAATCAGAGTGTGGCTGGGGTTGCTGTGGACTCTACTAAAGACATTTCAGACAGCTTATGGGGCGATGGGGACGACGATGCCCTGCTCTACCAGGTATGTGACAGCGTGGAGAGGATCTCCAACAGTCAGCCACAGCAAGTGAGCCACGGCAGCTgccaagaaaaacaagattttaCCGTAGACAGGCAGCGGAAAACCACAGCGCCCCTGCCAATCGACATGACCTGGTCCACGAACGTCAGCGCCAGTGCCAACAGAAAGACCCCGTGTGCTTTCGTTCGTTCTAACTCATTACCAGGGAATAGCTGCGAAACTGTGAACTTCCAAGGGTGGAACATTCCCATGAAAGGTGCCAACAACAAGTCACAAATGTCTCAGAGCCTCCCAGGGAGCCGCGTGAGTCTGGGCACGTTCAGCCAGTGCAGGGATTCCTCTGGAGCTTTCCAGGCTGGGCGGGCTAATGTGGATATGAAGTCGTGTACAGTGACAGCCAGGGCACCGCAGAACTCCAAGTCCTATCACACAGCCTTCAAGAGAAATGTATCCGACTCTGCAGCCATCTGCAGCAAAG TTTTCGTCACAAGCCAGATGACAGGAAAGTGCTCGGCAACTGAGATCGAGAGGAAGAAACAGGAAGCCTTGGCCAGGAGACGACAGCGGATGCAGAATGCCCCAAAACCGTAG